The region ATTTTTatgtaaaaatacataaaatcaaTGGGTTGATTTACCTACAAAACCAAATGTCCagcctggggtgtcaaacataacgcCCGGGGGCTGaatatggcctgcagaagcttttttttctggcccttgggctctcagctgctgagcagtgctgaggtatcactgctgaaagatTGGGTTGCTAtcatgcagaagagaaaatacacaaatattgatcatatttcaagataggggagagcccaattattatattattatattgggctctcccctatcttgaaatatgatcaatattGCGTATTTTATCTTCTGCAGCTAATTAGTTcgtaagtgagaaaaagtgcttatttctggttgtgacctgtttaatgacatcacttacagcctcatgacatcacttccaggcaggctgcctctgattgccagatgcaggggagggcactgggatgcagattgtgtctgttgtcctgtgtgctccctggggcatttggtgggtcactatgagatacaggaagctggactagatgggcctttgacctgatccagcaaggctcttattatgttcattgggcatcatgaatgctattctgctgtatgaaatgactttgatGTGTGTGATCTAGCCCCTGCAGACACTTGTCCTGTCCTGGGATTAGAAGTGGAAGCTGCTAATAGGAATTGATGGAAGAATTCAGAGATTTTATAGAAGCTGTGACAAGATAGCAGTGTGCACTTCTAGTAAAGGCAGGAATTCCTACTGTTTCTAAATTAGGTCTTATTCTGTGTATAAactgagtttgtgtgtgtgtgtgtgtgtgtgtgtggaagtgcCAGCCATCTCCATGCAAGGTAATAGGGCACAAGAATAGCTCCACCTCTCCCTTGTGAACTACATCACAGGACCCCTTGTAGGGCACTGTCCCTCAGACAGAACCCTCATCACAGCTGCCCACCATATGGAGATGATGGGACTGGTTGATAGAGCAAGTTTTTGCAGGCATAATGTTTAATTCAGTTGCAAATCCAggagaaaaacaaaaggcagCCCTCACAATACACACTCCCAAGCTGCAGCAAAAATCAGTGTTGTCTTTGCCACCGTCATTGTCTCCTCATTGAGCAAAGGTGCACTGCTGTGACACTCTAGCCCTTTGCTATCTCTGTGTCTTGAACGCTGCATTCGCAACGCGCAGCCTCCGCGCTTGTCCTGCCTTCAAATCGACTAGCACGCATGCGCAGTTCACGCCCCTGGCCACGAGTGAAAGGCTGAAGGAAGTGGGTTCTTTTTCCTCTTCCGGTCCGGGTGTCGGCGGTGCTGAAGCCTCAGTaagtgcaggggaagggggggcgagACAATCCGTTGCCATCCTCCCAGCCCCAAGGGAAAGCGGGGCTAAGGGGGTGCTCTGGGTGTGGGTAAGGGTGGGGTGATATAGTTAGGCGCTGTTGGAAGTGAGGTGGAGCCTCGCTTGGGTGCTTTAGGAAGCTGTGATGATGGAGGCGAGTTTGGTGCTTGTGGTGGGCTGCTAAGaacgtaagagccctgctggaccaggcctgtgtctcaccgtggcccaccagatgccttaggcagcacacaagacaacaggagacctgcattttgGTGCCCTTCCTTCCAGAGCGAGAggtgtaatcagtctgtggaactccttgccacaggatgtagatAAGGAaattcccactggatcaggccaaaggcccctctagtccagcctcctgtatctcacagtggccttctagatgtctcagggagcacacaggacaaccagagacctgcatcctggttctcTACCTTGCAATTAGGGCCTTTCTCTGCCCTGTTCTCAAGATAAGATAAAATAGTCCTATCTTTGGGCGGGGggttgattttttcccctccttttatgTCCTTTTGCAAAAAGGTGGAGGGTTGGCTCTTCAGTATCTGGCTGAAACTAGAAGCAAAACTTTGAAATATCAGGAAAAGGTGGATGTGGAAAGAACCCATCCCTAATATTCTGTGTGTGACTTTTTGATCAAACACTTAAGGAAATTCAGTGTATCTCCATGTGTGAAGTTGctcctgttcccctcccccaatagAATGGGGTTGAAAGAACAAATATTTTATATGATTGGTGCCCAGTCCCCACAACTGCTGTTGAGAACTCTTTAATTTAGAAATATGGGGTTGCTGCACCTTGCTTGGGTGGAGCAAACCCACCTTGCTTGGGTGGGTGGAGCATACTGTTTCATATATGCTCAGGTATATATGGGCTGGTTTGGGGGTGGAGAAAGTGCTAGATTTCATCAGTTGGGGTATATATGaatgtgtgcttgctttttaagCTTGTCTCCTGCTTCTTTTCAGAAATGGGCAAGTTTATGAAACCTGGAAAAGTGGTTCTTGTACTGGCTGGACGATATTCTGGCCGTAAAGCTGTTATTGTTAAGGTGAGAAGGCTGGACCTCTAGAAAAGGGGTACTTTGGGTGCAGGAAGGCAAGGAACTTTTGAGATATAgtattgggggaaggggacctaATCTTTGAGACTGTAATAATTGCTGATAGGCTTGCCATTTGGTATGTGCCTTTGGGTCCAAGGTAACAGAAAACATTTGTCATCTGTATTGTTATATTCATGCATCTCTTAGAGAAAATTCATTGGGAGACTgaaatcctactcacacctgagAGCAAGCCTGTCTGAATAAAATGTCACTTTTAGTAAACATGTATACGATTGTGTTACTATTGCATGTACTGCCTAATGCAAATTACTTGGTGAATGGTGTGTTTGCTGTCCCACCCAATAAACAGCAGCTATATTTCAATttatctttaaaattaaaattgtctGTGTTTTGAGACCACGGTCCATTAAAATTTTGACTATCTGACATTTTGCCCATACCTGTGGTGGACATTATCAAAAAATGACAGAACACAGACACTCCAACTGTCCTGTAGAATGTAGATGTTCGTTAAAAGCAGACTACTAGTTATATCCAGATGAGTGAGTGTAAAGTAGTCTGTTTTCTTTCAAAACACagataatttcatttttaaagataACTACATCAACCACGAAAGACTTAGTGTGTGTGTCTCAATTTGCAGTAGCCATGTTGCAACTGCAACATGCCTTTGCACAAGGCAAGTTAGTGAAGGTGAGGAGGTAATGACTTTTATTTGAAATACGATTTTAGATGTTGCCTCTACTTATTTCTGTAACCTAGTGCCACATAGTTCATCAGTAAAATTTGGCTTGATAGTCCCATTTCTCAGAATCTGTGGGATTGCTAGTGAAATATATTGATGAAACTACTCCCTTCCTTAAGCCATCCAGAAATAAaatgttcttatgactgtatTAGCCAGTTAACGTATAGTTCAGTGGTTGTGGTTTTGTGCTGGTTGTGATGCCTTGTTCTTCTGGTGACTTGCTACAGAACATTGATGATGGCACCTCGGACCGACCATACAGCCATGCCCTGGTGGCCGGCATTGATCGTTATCCACGCAAAGTGACAGCCAGCATGGGCAAGAAGAAGATAGCTAAGCGGTCCAAGATCAAATCCTTTGTGAAAGTTTATAATTACAACCACTTGATGCCAACTAGGTGAGCAAGGAACTTCGTACTTTTGCTTCATGCTTTTAAGGGAAAGAAAACAGAGAGCCACCTCTGTCTTGAGAGTACAAGAGATGAGCCGCTTTTTTTGATCCCTTTCTCCCGTATTTTGGTCACAGTTGTGGATGTCTAGGGAAGGCAGGAGTGAATCCAGCTCTGTGACGTACTTGCCCTTGTTGTGTTTTTGCCCAGATACTCTGTCGATATCCCCCTGGACAAAACCATTGTCAACAAGGATGTATTCAGAGATCCTGCTTTGAAACGTAAAGCACGGCGAGAGGCCAAAGTGAAATTTGAGGAAAGGTGAGTCATGAGAAAGATGCCCCTCTTCCCCCACCTGGCACAGACTGCTGAGATTTCCATGTTGTTCAGATACGTTTCCTATATTTGTATCAATGGAGCATGGAGAGGTGTTTCTTAATCCATTAGATATGTTGGGCTGAGGAACTAAGAGCTCCCGTCCCTGGATTTCCTGCATCTAAACACTGCAAGTGCTCACTCTGAGTGGGATCTCTTGTTTTAGATTTAGTCATTTCACTTGTCCCTGGAGCATGAGAATCATGATATGTGCAGTGGTTTGCCTTTTGGACTGGAACTAAAGTGTGATTGGAAAAGTATTAACaggaggtgtttttgttttgttttttctcttttccaggtACAAGACAGGCAAGAACAAGTGGTTTTTCCAGAAGCTCAGATTCTAAATAGCATGTAGCTGTACCAATAAATGTTTTTGAAAAACCTATTTCTTTTGGTCTGGATTGCAAAGTTCCTTCCTTTTCTGGATTATTTGGAGTGAGAAGAGGTAGAGAGtggataaataaatacaaagtgaGGCTTGTGTAAATGAGGAAACTTGTTCTACAATCACTGCCCAGCAAAGGGATTTTTAGGAGGTTGAATAAAAGAATGAAATTTCTCTGTGGGAAATATTACTTGAATGGGACTTGAGCAGTGAACCTGGAATATGGGAAATATTCAGTAACTGCAGTTCACTCCCTGTCAAAGGTAAATGACCTCTGCATCAGATAGTGTGACTAGATGGGTTTGATCCTGCAGGGCCCTTCTCATGTTCTTGTGACTTGCAATCAGGTCTGAATCCTGCCACCCTGTATTTCAAAATTTTGAAGAGTCTTCCCAGGCCCTTAAGGGGAGCAAACCAAAAGGCTGTGATGGCTTGGGGGTAGTTGCTTCAGTGGAATGTGAACTGTGAGGGGCAGGAAATACTGAGATGCATACATAGCATCTTGCTAGGTCCACCTTTTGTTTCTGCTTCCCCGCTTCTTTTGTAAGATCATTGTGGGGGTCAGCTTCCTATGAGGGAACTTGGAGAGGAAAGAAAGCGGCCCCTCCCAGAAAGCATTAGTATTAAGAAAGCATAAACTGTTTTTAACATTACGgtgctggttttggaggggggggtgctcAAAGCTTGAGTCTCAAAGTTTGATACATGGGCATGTGTGTAGAAACCAGTAGCAACGCATGATGAACAAGGTATTTAATGTTTCACAAGGAGAGTCCAGTGACTCATTCTATGATGGATTCTTGCATCCCTAAAGAAGCCCGAAAGTCAGGTCTGAGAAAACATTTTCTGTGCCTGAATATTCAGGCTTGATTTATGGCACTCTGGAGTTGGTTTCTTTGCTGTTGTTTGCCGCCTTGCTCTCTCTCATTTGTGTTCCTCTTATTCCCTCTGGCTTTCTTTCCTTCTAGACTTGGGACATGCACTTGGTACAAATTGCCCTGTCTGTGCAGAGCAAATGGGAAGGTTCCTGTACTTGAGAATACCTTGCTTCCGTTTTTCTAGCATCTCCCTCTTGCCTTAAACTGAGCTGGATCTGTGAACTATGAAGTATGTGTCTCACATCTGAGACATTGTGAAGTGGGAGGGAGCATTTTCGCTGCCCTTCCTGTACTGTTGAATAACAAAAAGCTCACATCTGTGTCACTAGTTCTTCCTTATGGTTGTCCCCTAAGTGTACATTAGCTATGGCTAGTGAGTTGTAGAGGAAACAGGTACTGTACTCTGCATATGCCCCCTTGCAAATGCCCCAAGGGTGAGATCTAATGTTCACAATACATCCTTGAACAGCATAGAGCTGGCTCCTGTTCCATGGAGAGCCAGCTTCCTCCAGGGAGACCCTGGCTCTGAAACAACCTTGTCCCTGAAGCTGCAGGAGCTGGAAAAGGTCGTTTAGTTTTTGTTGGAAGTATGAAGTTCTCAATTTCCAAATAGATACACCTTTGAGCTCCTTAAAGCTGGAGGAAACGTCTTGTTGGAAGCATCTGATGCTAAACGTACATGGGTGGGAGCCCCGCCTTTCATTCAGACTGGTGCACTACTTTCCCAGCCACGGGAATGGGAGGGAGGCTGGGTTCTACATGGGGGCGGGCCTGGTGGGAGAGGCCGGGGCAGCCCTGAAACGAAAGTGGAAGGGAAGCTCGTGCAGCTGTCGAGTGCCGGAGGTGAGATGGTGACGGGGCGAGGAGGGAGGTGCGGAGATCGTGGCTGTTTTTCGTGGCATTGCCTCCCCCAGAACTCTCGTGCTTTGCATCCGAATGCCCTGGGTGGCCCTTGCCCCCCTATGCGAGCCTGGTTCCCCGATGGCAAAGGCGTTGATCAGCTGGGGGGCTTCTGGTCTGGTCCGAGACCGCTCCTGCTTGGCCTTGCGAGGAGGTCTGCTTCTGGCGTCTGCCGCCCCTCCAAGGAAAAATGCTTTGAAAGCGTTTGTGTTGCGCCTGGATCCCCTTTAATGCTTCATCTCTGTCGAGGAAAAGAAGGGGGGGCGTGGGAGAACTGCAGACCGATGGAGGAAAGAGCGCTCCTTTTTAGGGGATCTCCTTATTGCACCCCGGAAGCCCGCGATTCAGCCTGGGGTGGGCGCAGAATTCAGCAAGTTGGATATTCCCTTTGTAGCGGGTTTCTAGCCCTCATTGTGAAGCTGGGCTGGACAGTGAGAGAGCAATGCCTGGTGGTGGAActgcaggaaggggggggtgcaAATCAGGGGCATGCGGTGGTTGAGGAGGCAGGTGTGGCAGAGCCTTCCCACgggagtccttcaaaaagagGCTTCGCTGTGTGAGgctcccaagcacccacaactcatGCGAGGAGCGCgatgtgtgtgggttgtgggtgcttgggagcCTCACACAGCGgaggtgcttttcgaaggactccctCGGGAGGCTCTGCCtaacctgcctccccaaccaccacACGCCCTGGTTTGTGCAGTTCCAACACCAGGCACTGATCTCTCATTGTCCAGAACTACTACCCTACTACCAAGGGAATACTCAACTTGCTGATTTCTGCGCCCACCCCATGCTGAATTACGGGCTCAGCGCATGGGTTATGAGTTCTTgcgcacctcacatggtggcggtgctttttgaaggaccaCTGCATATCCCTGGTGCAAATAAAGGAGATTTCCAGTCAGCAAGGCATAACAGAGGTTTCAGTGGTGATGGTGattattattgtttattattattatactgcttttcaacaaaaaagtaattcacaaagctgattacatagcaaaataaatcaataaatgtttccctgtcctcaaagggctcgCAGTGtagaaagagatgcagaagagacaccagcaaaagtTAGCCGGGACTCTGTATGGGACGCTTTGTCCTTCCCCATGGCTACTTTCAGTAGAACAAGCTTTCTGCAAAACATTTGTCTGGTTTGCTTATGTGCAAATGTTGCAGACTGTTGTCTTCTATGTGGAATTTGGGTGATCTTTACTTGTTCAAAGTGCATTAAGTGTAAACTACAACCCATCAGTTTTTTGTTCCAGGTGTGTCACTGTGATGGATTCTAATGAAGTCACAAGGCAAGTGATGGACAAAGAAGAGTCTGCCTCAGCTTGTGACTTgccagaagaaaaagaagattGGGTGGGTTGCTTTAGAGCCAACCTATGTACAAATTAACATAGACTTCTGGGATGAGATGGTCTTATTTTGGTTCCCATAATAGTAACTGGCCAGAGGCCTTTCAGAAGTCCTCCAGCAGTATATGCAGGTGATAGCCCTCCCCTGGAGGCTCCATTTAGATATCATGGCCAGTAGCCATTGATAGTAATATCGTCTTTCATTATGTCATGTGATCTTCTTTCAAACCAACTAAACCAATGGCCATCTACACAACTTTGGTTGCAAATTCCATTACTTAATAGCAGGCTAGTTCAGATGATCCTGGAAGCCACTGTGTGAGGAGAAGCTTGTGTGCACACATGtcttcccctcctctcccagtATAGTATTCCCAATGCATAATCAcatgcagagaggaggaggaggaaagagtttTGAGCTGTACCCTAGTTGTGCTGTTTCAGTACTGTACTACGTAGTTTGAAGTAGTCTTTAGGTGAAGTCATTTAGGTGAAGTTCAGACCTCTCCAACATGTGAGGCAGGCAGAACAGTATTTTGGGAGATGTCTGCTCATATGTTCCTCCTGATGTGATGGACACCTATATACTGAACCAGGCTGTAGTGTTTGAAGAAGTAAATCTTTTTGGTGTGTTGGGTGACTAATTAATTCTTGTGTTAtcagagcaggaggaggggaaaaaactctATCCATTTTCTGCACATCATGTGTCATTTTATAAACCTCTATCAAGCCAACCTCTACCCCTCgccatggtttaaaaaaaattttttttttaacaaaaagacCCCATACATCTTTTGTAGGGAAGTCGTTCTGACTCCCAGGTCATTTTTTAGTTGTTCCTTTCTGTATCTTTTTCAGCTGTTTTTGAGATGGGTAATTGGAACTATTTAAAATATAGTCTGGCTTATGGAGAATAGTCTCTGTGGGAGGAGATACCAGACCTGGGAAATGGGGATGGGTGGGATACTGTTGCAcctctctcctccatacttttgGAAGAAAGCTCTGCAGTTCAAACTTTCTTTTGCTCTGCAGGGCTGCTCCTTCATCCATCTGTCCAGTGAGGACATCACAGCAAGCAAATCTTTTGGGACAGCAACAGAACAAGTGGAGAAGTATCAGGTACCccttgggaatggggggggggtgtttttaatGTCTAAAATGAGATGTGCTAGGGCTCAGTCCTCGAAGCCCTTTCCTTTCATTCAATATATGCAAGACCTAATTTTGGTTGCCAAGTAGTGATTGATACGTACTCTGATCGTGCCCCATGGCATTTCTTACATCCCAGCTTGCCTTCCTGGTTTCTTGTGGTTTTCAGCCTTAAGGAACTCTACTTCAGATGTACTTGTGGAGCAAGAGATGTGACAGAACTGTGGTTGATTGTGCCCCTCCAGGAAACCTACAAGTCTTTGGAGTTTGACTGTAAGTCATTGGAGACGAGCAGAAGAGCAAGTGAGCAGGATGAATCCAGACTCCAAGGTGAAATTCAACTTCTGCGTAGAAGACTTGAGCAACATGACATGAACACCCAGGCTGAGAAAAAAACTTCCCAGGTGTGACACTCTTTAAATCAATTATATataacttcttttaaaaaaaatgttcttcatCAAGACAAGCCAGATCTTTTGCTCCTCTAAGTAGTAGTGAGGATGGAAGGAGAATAAACCTGGCTGCAGAGGCCCTCCTAAGCACCCCATCTCACCTTAGGTACTGGTGTCTTCCCCAGGTAATGCCTTGGGAAGTTTTTCTTTGCAGCCATAAGTGCTAAATACTGGGTTGAAGAGAAAATGAAAACCTAAATGTTCTATTGAATTTTGCATCATTGGTTACTTTTTGCACTCACAGAGTCTGATTGCAGAAAATACAGTCATGTTCCGAAgtcaatacaggttgagcctcattatttgcatgggttctgttccaagcactcaggtggatgacaaaaaatgcactatagcaaatcaatttaaaaaacaaagtctctttgctctggtgatttaaaaacagccttgctgacctttgtgatgtaagataagggtcattaagaagacaatccatcaatcagtcctcctccaagagcttagaaaggagcttcacacagcctctcccttcaccaatgcaaagtgatcagctttctttcacatgctcagggggaagggaggggtcgcctggagagagaaggattgatggattgtcagccagctgccctctctcattaaggaggctgttgttaaagaagtgttcattttttaaactgattttaaagggatgcatttttccccttctccagggatccgcacattccttctcctttgcaggggccattcctgttgag is a window of Tiliqua scincoides isolate rTilSci1 chromosome 5, rTilSci1.hap2, whole genome shotgun sequence DNA encoding:
- the RPL27 gene encoding large ribosomal subunit protein eL27, which translates into the protein MGKFMKPGKVVLVLAGRYSGRKAVIVKNIDDGTSDRPYSHALVAGIDRYPRKVTASMGKKKIAKRSKIKSFVKVYNYNHLMPTRYSVDIPLDKTIVNKDVFRDPALKRKARREAKVKFEERYKTGKNKWFFQKLRF